From the Lathyrus oleraceus cultivar Zhongwan6 chromosome 4, CAAS_Psat_ZW6_1.0, whole genome shotgun sequence genome, one window contains:
- the LOC127137717 gene encoding uncharacterized protein LOC127137717: MPQNAMLEVELFDMLRIDFIGPFPPSFGKNYILVAVDYVSKWVEVILLPTNDSRFVVNFMKNNIFSRYGVPRALISDEGTYFIKKFMENMLKKYNVNNKISTPYHPQMSGKIEVSNRQIKQILEKTLGASRKDWAMKLEDALWAYRTTFKTPIGCDNIMQFRLYNIDHELTVEQLGGILRLPLYGPETVPDNFDAKAF, from the exons ATGCCGCAGAACGCCATGCTGGAGGTGGAATTGTTTGATATGTTGAGAATAGACTTCATTGGACCGTTTCCACCCTCATTTGGAAAAAATTACATCTTGGTAGCAGTGGATTATGTATCAAAGTGGGTGGAAGTGATATTGTTGCCCACTAATGATTCCAGATTTGTAGTAAATTTCATGAAGAACAATATTTTCTCAAGGTATGGAGTACCGAGAGCACTTATTAGTGATGAAGGTACCTATTTCATAAAAAAGTTCATGGAAAATATGCTAAAGAAGTACAATGTTAATAACAAGATTTCCACCCCGTATCATCCTCAAATGAGTGGGAAGATTGAAGTATCTAACAGGCAGATAAAGCAAATCCTTGAGAAGACTCTTGGTGCGTCTCGAAAAGACTGGGCAATGAAGCTGGAAGATGCACTGTGGGCATACAGAACAACATTCAAAACTCCTATAG gttgcgacaatatTATGCAGTTCAGGTTGTATAATATTGATCATGAGTTAACGGTTGAGCAGTTAGGAGGTATTCTCCGATTACCCCTCTATGGTCCCGAAACTGTTCCGGATAATTTTGACGCTAAGGCTTTCTAG
- the LOC127137718 gene encoding uncharacterized protein LOC127137718 has protein sequence MGQIAQQLASSSQAQCALRSATVTNPRENNNVSVVTTRSGKSHEVLEEKAEDEDQLLEVDLEIKENEVVREEVVAPKQVVKEKFIETKPVIKLLFPTRNKRKGQHEKKFEKFLELFKKLEINIPLLEALEQMPTNAKFMKDIISKKRTIDTNSIILTETCSVIFQGMKIPTKKKDRGDVTIPCTIGNRSFKKALIDLGVSVSLMPLSIYGKLGIEVMQDTRMALQFSDHSVKKPYGIVRMC, from the coding sequence atgggtcagatagcacaacaatTAGCCTCAAGTTCTCAAGCACAATGTGCTCTACGAAGTGCAACTGTGACAAATCCTAGAGAGAATAATAATGTTAGTGTTGTGACAACGAGAAGTGGGAAATCTCATGAAGTCCTTGAGGAGAAAGCTGAAGATGAAGATCAACTGCTTGAAGTAGATCTTGAaatcaaagaaaatgaagttgtaAGGGAGGAAGTTGTTGCACCTAAACAAGTGGTGAAAGAAAAATTCATTGAGACAAAACCGGTCATTAAGCTTTTATTCCCCACAAGAAACAAGAGAAAAGGGCAACATGAGAAAAAATTTGAGAAATTCTtagagttgttcaagaagctAGAAATCAACATTCCACTTTTGGAAGCACTTGAGCAAATGCCTACCaatgccaagttcatgaaagacatcattTCTAAGAAGCGAACCATAGACACAAACTCAATTATTCTAACCGAAACTTGTAGTGTTATTTTCCAGGGTATGAAAATTCCAACGAAGAAGAAAGATCGAGGTGATGTCACCATCCCATGCACCATTGGAAATAGGTCATTCAAAAAAGCTCTTATTGATTTAGGAGTCAGCGTGAGTCTCATGCCTTTATCCATTTACGGGAAATTGGGTATCGAGGTTATGCAAGACACCAGGATGGCACTTCAATTTTCCGATCATTCGGTCAAGAAACCTTATGGGATAGTTCGGATGTGCTGA